A region of the Sphingomonas sp. S2-65 genome:
ATGGGGCGCACCCCGAGGTGATCGAGATGGCGGGTGATCCAGGTGGTGCTGCTCGACGACGCGATGGCGCGCGGCAGGTCGGCGGGCAGATCGAGCAGGAAGCGGATCGCGCCGGCGACCTCGGGCAGCCCCTCGTCCAGCACGCGGCGATCCTCGGCGCGGCGGGCTTCGTGGAAGCTGTCGGGAAGGGGGCGGCCGATCCACTGCTCGACCGCGCCCAGGAACGCGGTACCCGACAGGCCCATGAAATTGGCCATCGACTGTTCGGGCGTGGTCGGGTGGCCGATGCTGCTCAGATAGTCGGCGATCTGGCGATTGCCGGCGGCCTCGCTTTCCAGCAGCACGCCGTCAAAGTCGAAGATAATGGCGTCGAACTTCACGCGCGCGCTCCGAACAGGGCCGATCCGATGCGGACATGGGTGGCGCCGATCGTCACCGCGGTGGCGAAGTCGCTGGACATGCCCATGCTGAGGCCAGGCACCCCATGGTCGCGCGCCATCTTGGCGAGCAACGCGAAATAGGGTGCGGGTTCGGTCGCCAGCGGCGGCACGCACATAAGCCCGGCCACGGGCAGGTCGGCCGCGCGCGCCTGTTCGATCAGCTTGGGCAGATCGGCGACCAGGCAGCCCCCCTTTTGCGGCTCGTCGCCGATATTGACCTGGAGGAAGCAGGCGGGACGCCGGTGCTGCTTGTCCATCGCCCTGGCGAGCGCGGTGACCAGCGAATCGCGGTCGACCGAGTGGATCGCGTCGAACAAGGCGACGGCTTCCTCGGCCTTGTTCGATTGAAGCTGCCCCACCAGGTGCAGCTCGATCCCGGAGGTTTCCGCGCGGAGCGCCGGCCATTTCACCTCCGCTTCCTGCACGCGGTTCTCGCCAAAGACGCGCTGGCCCGCGGCGATCAGCGGACGGATGGCGTCGGCATCGTGTGTCTTGGAGACTGCGATCAGCGTGACCGCGTCGGCCTTGCGATCGGCGATGTGGGCGGCGCGGGCGATTTCGTCGCGCA
Encoded here:
- a CDS encoding HAD family hydrolase, producing MKFDAIIFDFDGVLLESEAAGNRQIADYLSSIGHPTTPEQSMANFMGLSGTAFLGAVEQWIGRPLPDSFHEARRAEDRRVLDEGLPEVAGAIRFLLDLPADLPRAIASSSSTTWITRHLDHLGVRPIFGDKIFSGHEHVERGKPAPDIYLHAARALGADITRCVILEDSQVGVTGAVASGAHVIGMCVASHCAPDHAGRLRALGVHDIAASFDDVRKLIF
- a CDS encoding YggS family pyridoxal phosphate-dependent enzyme gives rise to the protein MPTDDASQRLEQVRDEIARAAHIADRKADAVTLIAVSKTHDADAIRPLIAAGQRVFGENRVQEAEVKWPALRAETSGIELHLVGQLQSNKAEEAVALFDAIHSVDRDSLVTALARAMDKQHRRPACFLQVNIGDEPQKGGCLVADLPKLIEQARAADLPVAGLMCVPPLATEPAPYFALLAKMARDHGVPGLSMGMSSDFATAVTIGATHVRIGSALFGARA